In bacterium, the genomic window CTACTTGATGTTGACCATCAACCATAACAGGAAAAGAATCACAACCACAAAAAGACAACTGATGGTAAATCCCAAAAAGTCGTTCATCCCTGGTTTGAGAATCTCCCAGTTCGATCCTTTCCAAATCTTGTCTTTTTCAAATTTTTCCGGATGCTGCGTCCCCTCGGCAATGAGTTTTTCTTCCAGCTCAGGAGTTTTTTGAACCGGCGTATGCAGTTTGGCAAAGAAATAGTCCAACGCGTGCTTATCGTTCTTCTTAGTCACATAGCTGAGCAGGAACAGCAGCACAAATGGAAACAAGGCGTCGAACAGAAACCGATAAGCGACCAGTTGTGCTTTGGTGGCGTTGCTGAAATCCAAACCGAACCAGCTCAGCACCCAGATCTCGGCATGAAACCGACCGAGTCCGATGCGCGGAGAATCAGGATCGTTGGGGTTTTGTCGGGCCACTTTTTCGAAAAAGATGCCGGTGGGCTCTAAATATTGCTGCTTGTTGATTTTTTCTCCTACGGTTTTTGCCGCGCCCGACTCGACATCCTCTTTCAGCGCTTTGGTTTCAATGGTGACATACTTGCCGTTGGTCTCACGAATGAGGTTCGGATGGGTGTTGGTTAACTCAAGAGATTGGAAGAGATTGGGGATGACTGCATA contains:
- a CDS encoding sodium:solute symporter family protein, which gives rise to GILAANMSSLNSGSVTNSALFIRNLYAPLVPNKSEKHYLNMGRIAILITLVGGIWVATFVGNLLDLFKYFISMPAIFGASIWLGFLWRRVTRWAVILQVIICSLIYAVIPNLFQSLELTNTHPNLIRETNGKYVTIETKALKEDVESGAAKTVGEKINKQQYLEPTGIFFEKVARQNPNDPDSPRIGLGRFHAEIWVLSWFGLDFSNATKAQLVAYRFLFDALFPFVLLFLLSYVTKKNDKHALDYFFAKLHTPVQKTPELEEKLIAEGTQHPEKFEKDKIWKGSNWEILKPGMNDFLGFTISCLFVVVILFLLWLMVNIK